A genome region from Geminicoccus roseus DSM 18922 includes the following:
- a CDS encoding alginate lyase family protein: MASMQLSDKWFGRLVVPSLLMAGLAGCENGLPDSPWTIVQPSRLERPGVVLFDPEARHAELAAMDLRARAFLCGPPEEEWQSFKAIARPKAPGSSKGKSAEPFAMEVMRATAWAVATHDHGSIRAVVRVMDRWAKGEALTQVDETSNELYAVNRTVLPLIVSWSALKGELARDREKTARIERWLADLMQLRRQMAPAPGKTTARNNHHYLNASVDMAWGALTGNRSAFDLGVAAYMDALAAMRADGSLPLETNRGARALWYQRHAIASLVTIAEIASVQGVDLYGREIEGRSLHTAVRFLIDAIQQPEMVLGYAAENHNPGTADEWWMQDLSFLATRGHGRHYMAWVEPYRTRFADRPEARELSALLAARDPDFQPAIDDYSGGNMSCFFADPPARFAISTVSAVQSQPDEG; the protein is encoded by the coding sequence ATGGCATCGATGCAACTGTCGGACAAGTGGTTCGGGCGCTTGGTGGTTCCAAGCCTCCTGATGGCCGGATTGGCAGGATGCGAGAACGGCCTGCCCGACAGCCCGTGGACGATCGTGCAGCCGTCCCGGCTGGAACGGCCGGGCGTCGTGCTGTTCGATCCGGAGGCGCGCCATGCCGAGCTTGCCGCCATGGACCTGCGGGCCCGCGCCTTTCTGTGCGGCCCGCCGGAAGAGGAATGGCAGAGCTTCAAGGCGATCGCCCGCCCGAAGGCGCCGGGCAGCAGCAAGGGCAAGTCCGCCGAGCCCTTCGCCATGGAGGTGATGCGCGCCACCGCCTGGGCGGTCGCCACCCATGACCACGGCTCCATCCGGGCGGTGGTCCGGGTGATGGACCGCTGGGCCAAGGGCGAGGCGCTCACCCAGGTGGACGAGACCAGCAACGAGCTCTACGCGGTCAACCGGACGGTCCTGCCGTTGATCGTGTCCTGGTCGGCGCTGAAGGGCGAACTTGCCCGTGACAGGGAGAAGACCGCCCGGATCGAGCGGTGGCTGGCCGACCTGATGCAGCTTCGCCGGCAGATGGCGCCGGCACCGGGCAAGACCACCGCGCGCAACAACCACCACTACCTGAACGCCAGCGTCGACATGGCGTGGGGAGCGCTGACCGGCAACCGGAGCGCGTTCGACCTGGGCGTGGCAGCCTACATGGATGCGCTTGCGGCAATGCGCGCCGACGGCTCCCTGCCGCTGGAAACCAACCGGGGCGCCCGGGCGCTCTGGTACCAGCGCCATGCGATCGCCTCCCTGGTGACCATCGCGGAGATCGCCTCGGTGCAGGGCGTCGACCTGTACGGACGGGAGATCGAGGGCCGGTCGCTCCACACCGCGGTCCGCTTCCTGATCGATGCGATCCAGCAGCCGGAGATGGTGCTGGGCTACGCCGCGGAGAACCACAACCCCGGCACCGCGGACGAGTGGTGGATGCAGGATCTTTCCTTCCTCGCGACGCGAGGGCATGGCAGGCACTACATGGCCTGGGTGGAGCCCTACCGGACCCGTTTCGCGGACCGGCCGGAGGCCCGGGAGCTGAGCGCGCTCCTGGCGGCCCGGGATCCGGACTTCCAGCCGGCGATCGACGACTATTCGGGCGGGAACATGAGTTGCTTCTTCGCTGATCCCCCGGCCCGGTTCGCCATCTCGACCGTCTCCGCCGTCCAGTCGCAACCCGACGAAGGATAA
- a CDS encoding glutathione S-transferase family protein, with the protein MIRFYFNLAPNPMKVALFLEEAGLDYEAVPVDTRKGEQHSPEFRAINPNGKLPAIVDKDGAGGAVTVFDSNAILLYLADKTGKFTGSPADRGQLLSWLMFVATGIGPYSGQAVHFQKAAPEQLPYAINRYRREVERHYEVLDRRLQGRAFIVGDDYSIVDMAAWGWIMRADFALGGDDPLGDFPELKRWYQSIDARPAAVRARAIGQGHTFKQEMDEDAKRALFPSNYPKG; encoded by the coding sequence TTGATTCGCTTCTACTTCAACCTTGCGCCGAACCCGATGAAGGTGGCGCTGTTCCTCGAAGAGGCCGGCCTCGACTACGAGGCGGTCCCGGTCGACACCCGCAAGGGCGAGCAGCACAGCCCGGAGTTCCGGGCGATCAACCCGAACGGCAAGCTGCCGGCGATCGTCGACAAGGACGGGGCCGGCGGCGCGGTGACCGTGTTCGATTCCAACGCGATCCTGCTCTACCTGGCCGACAAGACCGGGAAGTTCACAGGCTCGCCCGCCGATCGCGGCCAGCTCCTGTCCTGGCTGATGTTCGTCGCCACCGGGATCGGCCCCTATTCCGGGCAGGCGGTGCATTTCCAGAAGGCTGCGCCGGAGCAGCTGCCCTACGCGATCAACCGCTACCGGCGCGAGGTCGAGCGGCATTACGAGGTGCTCGACCGGCGCCTTCAGGGCCGGGCCTTCATCGTCGGCGACGACTACAGCATCGTCGACATGGCGGCGTGGGGCTGGATCATGCGGGCCGACTTCGCGCTGGGCGGCGACGACCCGCTGGGTGACTTTCCGGAGCTGAAGCGCTGGTACCAGTCGATCGACGCGCGGCCGGCCGCGGTGCGGGCGCGGGCGATCGGGCAGGGACACACGTTCAAGCAGGAGATGGACGAGGACGCCAAGCGGGCCCTGTTCCCGTCGAACTACCCCAAGGGGTGA
- the rpsD gene encoding 30S ribosomal protein S4, with protein sequence MTKRNAAKSKICRRLGVNLWGRAKDPLARRAYGPGQHGAKRKKVTPYGVQLAQKQKIREYYGNLTEKQFRNTYEAASAMRGDTAENLIGLLERRLDAVVYRMKFVATPFAARQFVNHGHVHVNGRRVTIPSYRVKPGDLIELSPKAKDFPFVEEALNLAERDIPEYVSVDTKGKKGTFVRTPLIADVPYPVEMKPSDVIEFYSR encoded by the coding sequence ATGACTAAGCGTAATGCCGCGAAGAGCAAGATCTGCCGCCGTCTGGGCGTGAACCTGTGGGGCCGCGCCAAGGATCCGCTCGCGCGTCGCGCCTACGGTCCCGGGCAGCATGGTGCCAAGCGCAAGAAGGTGACGCCCTACGGCGTCCAGCTCGCGCAGAAGCAGAAGATCCGTGAATATTACGGCAATCTCACCGAGAAGCAGTTCCGTAACACCTACGAAGCTGCCTCCGCGATGCGTGGCGACACCGCCGAGAACCTGATCGGCCTGCTCGAGCGCCGCCTGGATGCGGTGGTCTACCGGATGAAGTTCGTGGCGACCCCGTTCGCCGCCCGCCAGTTCGTGAACCACGGCCATGTCCACGTGAACGGCCGCCGGGTCACCATTCCTTCGTACCGCGTGAAGCCGGGCGACCTGATCGAGCTGTCGCCCAAGGCGAAGGACTTCCCGTTCGTCGAGGAAGCCCTGAACCTCGCCGAGCGCGACATCCCGGAATATGTCTCGGTCGACACCAAGGGGAAGAAGGGCACCTTTGTCCGCACCCCGCTGATCGCCGATGTTCCCTACCCGGTCGAGATGAAGCCGTCGGACGTGATCGAGTTCTACTCGCGCTGA
- a CDS encoding RNA methyltransferase, with amino-acid sequence MKDASMIRSKTLRGGIETLGEAPVVILSRPQMAENVGTAARAMLNFGIYQLRLVAPNFGWPNAKALMAASGANEVLNRMEIFPDLPAALHDVNTLYATTARSRDLTKPVLEAEQVAVAAHQAIADGHRVGFLFGPERTGLENDEIALADAILTIPVNPYFPSLNLAQAVLLASYEWHRQRPERPLPASTDKSVPASKADVHRLHEALMVELDGVDFFKTADRRRTFALTIETMLERRGFTTSEVHLFRGIVKELATVRRRKETAP; translated from the coding sequence GTGAAGGACGCCAGCATGATCCGCTCCAAGACCCTGCGCGGCGGAATCGAGACCCTGGGCGAGGCCCCGGTGGTCATCCTCAGCCGCCCGCAGATGGCCGAGAATGTCGGCACCGCCGCACGCGCCATGCTGAATTTCGGGATCTACCAGCTCCGCCTGGTCGCCCCGAACTTCGGCTGGCCGAACGCCAAGGCGCTGATGGCGGCATCCGGCGCCAACGAGGTGCTGAACCGGATGGAGATCTTCCCGGACCTCCCGGCCGCCCTGCACGACGTCAACACGCTCTATGCTACCACCGCACGGAGCCGCGACCTGACCAAGCCGGTCCTGGAGGCCGAGCAGGTCGCGGTGGCCGCCCACCAGGCGATCGCCGACGGGCACCGGGTCGGCTTCCTGTTCGGCCCCGAGCGGACCGGCCTGGAGAACGACGAGATCGCCCTTGCCGACGCGATCCTGACCATTCCGGTCAATCCCTACTTCCCGTCCCTGAACCTGGCCCAGGCGGTCCTGCTGGCGTCCTACGAATGGCACCGCCAGCGCCCGGAGCGTCCCCTGCCAGCCTCCACCGACAAAAGCGTCCCGGCATCCAAGGCCGACGTGCACCGGCTGCACGAGGCGCTGATGGTGGAACTGGACGGGGTGGACTTCTTCAAGACTGCCGACCGTCGGCGCACCTTCGCGCTCACCATCGAGACCATGCTGGAGCGCCGCGGTTTCACGACCTCGGAGGTCCATCTGTTCCGCGGGATCGTGAAGGAACTGGCGACGGTGCGCCGTCGCAAGGAGACAGCGCCTTGA
- the cimA gene encoding citramalate synthase, whose translation MSGERLWLYDTTLRDGAQTQGVDFSVADKIKIARLLDELGIDYVEGGWPGANPTDDQFFAKPPALARAVFTAFGMTRRAGRSADNDPVLAPLLRGQAKAVTLVGKSSRAQVVDALGVEPDENLRMIADSIAALVARGKEAMFDAEHFFDGWKKDPGYGRAALEAALEADARWIVLCDTNGGALPHEVAAITRQVAAFVPPDRLGIHTHDDTGNAVANSIAAVREGARQVQGTLNGLGERCGNANLVSLIPTLVLKMGYRTGVTPEGMKRLTQISRTFDERLNRTPNRHAPYVGASAFAHKAGLHASAVAKNPSFYEHLDPGLVGNAREVLVSDQAGRSNLLSRFTEMGLAVSPSDDQVQDLLRTIKEREAEGWAYDGAAASFEVLVRRSLGILPNYFELQRFRVINERRFDARSHVTDLSEASIKVLAEGHVFHTVAEGNGPVNALDTALRQALSHIYPSLRDMQLVDYKVRILTPRAGTAAVTRVIIESADEDGRVWQTVGVSGNIIDASYAALCDAIVWKLVTEQRASAAEAA comes from the coding sequence ATGAGCGGCGAGCGCCTCTGGCTCTACGACACCACCCTGCGCGACGGCGCCCAGACCCAGGGCGTCGACTTCTCGGTGGCCGACAAGATCAAGATCGCCAGGCTGCTGGACGAGCTCGGCATCGACTATGTCGAGGGCGGCTGGCCGGGCGCCAACCCGACCGACGACCAGTTCTTCGCCAAGCCGCCGGCCCTGGCGCGGGCCGTCTTCACCGCGTTCGGCATGACCCGCCGGGCCGGCCGCTCCGCCGACAACGACCCGGTCCTCGCACCTCTGCTGCGCGGCCAGGCGAAGGCGGTCACCCTGGTAGGCAAGTCCTCGCGCGCCCAGGTCGTCGACGCGCTGGGGGTGGAGCCTGACGAGAACCTGCGGATGATCGCCGATTCCATCGCGGCCCTCGTGGCGCGCGGCAAGGAGGCGATGTTCGACGCCGAGCATTTCTTCGACGGCTGGAAGAAGGACCCAGGCTACGGCCGCGCCGCCCTGGAGGCGGCCCTGGAAGCCGACGCGCGCTGGATCGTGCTGTGCGACACCAATGGCGGCGCCCTGCCCCACGAGGTCGCGGCGATCACCCGGCAGGTCGCGGCCTTCGTGCCGCCGGACCGGCTGGGCATCCACACTCATGACGACACCGGCAACGCGGTCGCCAACTCGATCGCGGCGGTACGCGAGGGCGCCCGGCAGGTCCAGGGCACGCTGAACGGGCTGGGCGAGCGTTGCGGCAACGCCAACCTGGTCAGCCTGATCCCGACGCTCGTCCTCAAGATGGGCTACCGGACCGGCGTGACGCCCGAGGGCATGAAGCGGCTGACCCAGATCAGCCGCACCTTCGACGAGCGCCTGAACCGCACGCCGAACCGGCACGCGCCTTATGTCGGCGCGTCCGCCTTCGCGCATAAAGCCGGCCTGCACGCCTCGGCTGTCGCCAAGAACCCGAGCTTCTACGAGCATCTGGACCCGGGCCTGGTCGGCAATGCCCGCGAGGTGCTGGTCTCCGACCAGGCCGGCCGCTCCAACCTGCTCTCGCGCTTCACCGAGATGGGCCTGGCCGTCTCGCCGTCCGACGACCAGGTCCAGGACCTCCTGCGCACCATCAAGGAACGCGAGGCGGAAGGCTGGGCCTATGACGGGGCCGCCGCCAGCTTCGAGGTGCTGGTGCGCCGCTCGCTGGGCATCCTGCCGAACTATTTCGAGCTGCAGCGTTTCCGGGTCATCAACGAGCGCCGCTTCGACGCTCGCAGCCACGTGACCGACCTGTCCGAGGCCAGCATCAAGGTGCTGGCGGAAGGCCATGTCTTCCACACGGTGGCCGAGGGCAACGGCCCGGTGAACGCCCTGGATACCGCCCTGCGCCAGGCGCTCAGCCACATCTATCCGAGCCTGCGCGACATGCAGCTGGTCGACTACAAGGTGCGCATCCTGACGCCGCGTGCCGGCACCGCCGCGGTCACCCGGGTCATCATCGAGAGCGCCGACGAGGACGGCCGGGTCTGGCAGACCGTCGGCGTGTCCGGCAACATCATCGACGCCTCCTACGCCGCCCTTTGCGACGCGATCGTCTGGAAGCTGGTCACCGAGCAGCGCGCGTCTGCCGCGGAGGCCGCGTGA
- the cysS gene encoding cysteine--tRNA ligase yields MAGTGPLSPTLTLHDTATRAKRPFAPIRPDRVGLYVCGPTVYDRIHIGNARPLIVFDVLNRLLRQLFPQVTYVRNITDVDDKIMDRAAERGISIEEVTRSTTEQFHKDTAALGCTPPDHEPRATQHIAGMIRLIETLIANGHAYEKDGNVLFNVPSFAGYGRLSGRDRDEQIAGARVDVAPYKRDPADFVLWKPSAADQPGWDSPWGRGRPGWHIECSAMSEHHLGVPFDIHGGGIDLVFPHHENEIAQTCCARGLSHMANFWLHNGFVTVNGEKMAKSLGNFTTVEDVLAKAPGEAVRLWTLGTHYRSPLDFSWEGIERAKATLDRFYGALARVPALRTNEPENGDLHERTRGRADRTNEPEPALLEALCDDLNTPKALAVLHDLLGRLNRTNEPEDRERLRASGAVLGLLQAEPEAWLKGGSVADDSQEIEAAIAARLAARKGKNFAEADRIRAELSARGIILEDGPGGTTWRRAS; encoded by the coding sequence ATGGCTGGAACCGGTCCCTTGTCGCCGACCCTTACCCTCCACGATACCGCGACCCGTGCCAAGCGGCCGTTCGCGCCGATTCGTCCGGACCGGGTGGGCCTCTATGTCTGCGGACCGACCGTCTACGACCGGATCCATATCGGCAACGCCCGGCCCCTGATCGTCTTCGACGTCCTGAACCGGCTCCTGCGCCAGCTTTTCCCGCAGGTAACCTATGTGCGCAACATCACCGACGTCGACGACAAGATCATGGACCGCGCGGCCGAGCGCGGCATCTCCATCGAGGAGGTGACCCGCAGCACCACCGAGCAGTTCCACAAGGATACGGCGGCGTTGGGCTGCACCCCGCCCGACCACGAGCCGCGCGCCACCCAGCACATCGCCGGGATGATCCGGCTGATCGAGACGCTGATCGCGAACGGCCACGCCTACGAGAAGGACGGCAACGTCCTGTTCAACGTGCCGTCGTTCGCCGGGTACGGCCGCCTGTCCGGCCGCGACCGCGACGAGCAGATCGCCGGGGCCAGGGTCGACGTGGCCCCCTACAAGCGCGACCCGGCCGACTTCGTGCTGTGGAAGCCTTCCGCCGCGGACCAGCCCGGCTGGGACAGCCCCTGGGGCCGCGGCCGGCCCGGCTGGCACATCGAGTGCTCCGCCATGTCCGAGCATCATCTGGGCGTGCCGTTCGACATCCATGGCGGCGGCATCGACCTGGTGTTCCCGCACCACGAGAACGAGATCGCCCAGACCTGCTGCGCGCGCGGCCTCTCCCACATGGCGAACTTCTGGCTGCACAACGGCTTCGTCACCGTGAACGGCGAGAAGATGGCGAAGTCGCTCGGCAACTTCACCACGGTGGAGGACGTCCTGGCCAAGGCGCCGGGCGAGGCCGTGCGCCTGTGGACGCTCGGCACCCATTACCGCTCGCCGCTGGACTTCTCCTGGGAGGGCATCGAGCGCGCCAAGGCGACCCTGGACCGCTTCTACGGCGCCCTGGCCCGGGTTCCCGCGCTTCGCACGAACGAACCCGAGAACGGCGATTTGCACGAACGAACCCGAGGCCGGGCGGATCGCACGAACGAACCTGAGCCCGCTTTGCTCGAGGCCTTGTGCGACGACCTGAACACGCCGAAGGCCCTGGCGGTCCTCCACGACCTGCTGGGCCGCCTCAACCGCACGAACGAACCCGAGGACCGCGAGCGGCTTCGGGCGTCCGGCGCGGTGCTGGGCCTGCTGCAGGCCGAGCCCGAGGCCTGGCTGAAGGGAGGCTCCGTGGCCGACGACAGCCAGGAGATCGAGGCCGCGATCGCCGCACGCCTGGCCGCGCGCAAGGGCAAGAACTTCGCCGAGGCCGACCGGATCCGCGCCGAACTTTCCGCGCGCGGCATCATCCTGGAGGACGGGCCCGGCGGCACCACCTGGCGGAGGGCGTCATGA
- a CDS encoding lytic polysaccharide monooxygenase has protein sequence MKIGFAGFAGLSLLFFPLAAAAHGTMEVPISRVYACYKEGPESPKSAACKAVVQAGGTQPLYDWNEVNQGQANGDHARLVRDGAICAGGRSKYAGLDLPGQDWPATTIVPDASGRFPFVFHATAVHAARYVDFYITRDGWNPAAPLKWADLARFASVSSPKAVDHRFRMNVQLPAGKTGRHVIFAIWQRSDSPEAFYSCSDVRIAAIGGATPPVSWDEAGQVVARADLPAGSTATLRVFDAAGRDVARHAVTLSAATGKAAKWPATLAKAVNDASSIFRIGVLGTSGANVTVTPVASATANRVYRSSRHPGHGYEIDIDTPATGGGGTGGSGTWQEGTSYRVGQAVTHQGRTYRCLQAHTAYVGAGWTPSTTPALWQPAG, from the coding sequence ATGAAGATCGGATTCGCCGGTTTCGCCGGCCTGTCGCTGCTGTTCTTCCCGCTGGCCGCCGCCGCGCACGGCACCATGGAAGTGCCGATCAGCCGGGTCTATGCCTGCTACAAGGAAGGGCCAGAATCGCCAAAAAGCGCCGCCTGCAAGGCCGTCGTGCAGGCGGGTGGCACCCAGCCGCTCTACGACTGGAACGAGGTCAACCAGGGCCAGGCCAACGGCGACCATGCCAGGCTGGTCCGCGACGGCGCGATCTGCGCCGGCGGCCGCTCCAAATATGCCGGGCTCGACCTGCCGGGCCAGGACTGGCCGGCCACCACCATCGTACCCGACGCCTCGGGCCGGTTCCCCTTCGTGTTCCACGCCACCGCGGTCCACGCCGCCCGCTATGTCGACTTCTACATCACCAGGGACGGCTGGAACCCGGCGGCACCGCTGAAATGGGCCGACCTCGCCAGGTTCGCCTCGGTCTCGTCGCCGAAAGCGGTCGACCACCGCTTCCGGATGAACGTCCAGCTCCCGGCCGGCAAGACCGGTCGGCACGTGATCTTCGCGATCTGGCAGCGCTCGGACAGCCCGGAAGCCTTCTATTCCTGCTCGGACGTGCGGATCGCCGCCATTGGCGGCGCCACCCCGCCGGTCAGCTGGGACGAGGCCGGCCAGGTGGTCGCGCGGGCCGACCTGCCGGCCGGCTCCACCGCGACCCTGCGCGTGTTCGACGCGGCCGGCCGCGATGTCGCCCGCCACGCCGTTACCCTCTCGGCCGCCACCGGCAAGGCCGCCAAATGGCCGGCAACCCTGGCCAAGGCGGTCAACGACGCCTCGTCCATCTTCCGGATCGGTGTCCTCGGCACCAGCGGCGCCAACGTGACGGTCACGCCGGTCGCAAGCGCCACCGCCAACCGGGTCTATCGCAGCAGCCGGCACCCGGGCCACGGCTACGAGATCGACATCGATACGCCAGCCACCGGTGGCGGCGGCACGGGTGGCAGCGGAACCTGGCAGGAAGGGACGAGCTACCGGGTCGGCCAGGCCGTGACCCATCAGGGCCGCACCTATCGCTGCCTGCAGGCGCACACCGCCTATGTCGGCGCCGGCTGGACGCCGTCCACCACCCCGGCCCTCTGGCAGCCGGCCGGCTAG
- a CDS encoding amidohydrolase, with amino-acid sequence MSDKTFHGCPCCSGTFGGLFAVNETVRHLKDQAAPGKGWSCNWGIDWMALHRRDLLKTGAAAASLAALMPKKGLAQTAAEGQATTVFTNGSVLTVDADFFEGEAMAVRGNRILAVGTDGEVRAAAGDGAAIVDLDGKTVLPGFIDPHTHVISGSVVDSIMDYVGMARFATASEVLDHIAMRAAQTPAGEWLVFRNFDPAVQEGPDALTFTELDPISTEHPIFVLNASGHLAYANSKAFEVSGITGDVEDPPGGEFVRDAEGNLTGFMKNNVAFLQVASNYPAMTEADPVGGLIALLDKWCAVGLTTVSELSLGALAQSPADAQVMAAAAQSGRLKARIRAYPFYTLGTKAWADAGIRQGDGDAMARIAGFKLVADGSNQGFTGLQREPYLNREDRGLAYMEPGELTAMALDRAEKGWHLAIHGNGDSAIDNILDTCQALADAGVDMSKVRPRIEHCSILHDEQIERMRQLGVSASFLIGHVHYWGIAMRDEVFGEEKAQLLDRCRSVEQAGVGFTLHSDFLVTDPDPLHMIEMAVTRRTWKEPDFVLAPHERISVESAIRAVTSEAAWQLFSEHEVGSLEPGKLADFVILARDPRRVDPDTIKDIGVIETWMDGKQVYSS; translated from the coding sequence ATGTCGGACAAGACGTTCCATGGCTGCCCCTGCTGCAGCGGCACGTTTGGCGGGCTGTTCGCCGTCAACGAAACGGTGCGCCACCTGAAGGATCAGGCTGCACCCGGGAAGGGTTGGTCCTGCAACTGGGGGATCGACTGGATGGCCCTCCATCGGCGGGATCTGCTCAAGACCGGCGCCGCAGCGGCCAGCCTTGCGGCGCTGATGCCGAAGAAGGGTCTGGCGCAGACCGCCGCCGAGGGGCAGGCCACCACCGTCTTCACCAACGGCAGCGTGCTCACCGTCGATGCCGATTTCTTCGAAGGCGAGGCGATGGCCGTGCGCGGCAACCGCATTCTGGCCGTGGGCACCGACGGCGAGGTCCGCGCCGCGGCCGGCGACGGCGCCGCCATCGTCGACCTCGACGGCAAGACCGTCCTGCCGGGCTTCATCGATCCGCATACCCACGTCATTTCCGGCTCCGTCGTCGATTCCATCATGGACTATGTCGGCATGGCCCGGTTCGCGACGGCGTCCGAAGTGCTGGATCATATCGCCATGCGAGCGGCGCAGACGCCCGCTGGCGAATGGCTGGTCTTCCGCAACTTCGATCCTGCGGTGCAGGAGGGACCGGACGCCCTGACCTTCACGGAACTCGATCCGATCTCGACCGAGCACCCGATCTTCGTCCTGAATGCCTCAGGTCATCTGGCTTATGCGAACTCGAAGGCCTTCGAGGTGTCAGGCATCACCGGGGACGTCGAAGACCCGCCGGGTGGCGAGTTCGTTCGCGACGCGGAGGGCAACCTTACCGGCTTCATGAAGAACAACGTGGCATTCCTGCAGGTCGCGTCGAACTACCCGGCGATGACCGAGGCCGATCCGGTCGGAGGCCTGATCGCCCTGCTCGACAAGTGGTGCGCCGTCGGCCTCACGACGGTCTCGGAGTTGAGCCTCGGCGCTCTCGCGCAGTCCCCGGCGGACGCGCAAGTCATGGCTGCGGCGGCGCAATCGGGGCGTCTCAAGGCCCGTATCCGCGCCTATCCCTTCTATACCTTGGGGACGAAGGCCTGGGCCGATGCCGGCATTCGCCAGGGCGATGGCGACGCCATGGCCCGGATCGCGGGCTTCAAGCTGGTCGCCGATGGGTCCAACCAAGGTTTCACCGGGTTGCAGCGCGAGCCATACCTGAACCGCGAGGATCGGGGCCTTGCCTACATGGAACCCGGCGAACTGACCGCAATGGCGCTCGATCGGGCCGAGAAAGGCTGGCACCTCGCCATCCACGGCAATGGCGATTCAGCCATCGACAACATCCTCGACACCTGTCAGGCGCTGGCCGACGCGGGCGTCGACATGTCGAAGGTTCGCCCGCGGATCGAGCACTGCTCGATCCTCCACGACGAGCAGATCGAACGGATGCGGCAGCTGGGTGTGTCGGCGAGCTTCCTGATCGGGCACGTCCACTACTGGGGGATCGCGATGCGGGATGAGGTGTTCGGCGAGGAGAAGGCGCAACTTCTGGACCGGTGCCGAAGCGTGGAGCAGGCCGGCGTCGGCTTCACCCTGCATTCGGACTTCCTGGTGACCGACCCGGACCCGCTGCACATGATCGAGATGGCGGTGACGCGCCGGACATGGAAGGAGCCGGATTTCGTGCTGGCGCCGCACGAGAGGATCTCCGTCGAATCCGCCATCCGCGCGGTGACGTCGGAAGCTGCCTGGCAGCTGTTCTCCGAACACGAGGTCGGGAGCCTGGAGCCGGGCAAGCTGGCCGACTTCGTGATCCTCGCTCGGGATCCCCGCAGGGTCGATCCGGACACGATCAAGGATATCGGCGTCATCGAGACCTGGATGGACGGCAAGCAGGTCTATTCATCCTGA
- a CDS encoding TetR/AcrR family transcriptional regulator, producing MTEMANRIAAGLERAFAAQGFAQPSVEDLREAAGVSLRTLYKYAPSREEMVRLAMEHRHQRYLARLFADLPDDRGKALDAIIDRVAGWMETEASHGCLFHAAVAAAPSDPDLRALLLRHKAEVARQAALACGLPGREADLTLILEGLTQSWPLEGQAAVASARRLSALLRAAG from the coding sequence ATGACCGAGATGGCCAACAGGATCGCTGCCGGGCTGGAGCGCGCCTTCGCGGCGCAAGGTTTTGCCCAGCCGAGCGTCGAGGATCTCCGCGAGGCCGCCGGCGTCAGCCTGCGGACCCTCTACAAATATGCGCCGTCCCGCGAGGAGATGGTGCGCCTGGCGATGGAGCACCGGCACCAGCGCTACCTGGCCCGGCTGTTCGCCGACCTGCCGGACGACCGGGGAAAGGCGCTGGACGCCATCATCGACCGGGTGGCGGGGTGGATGGAGACCGAGGCCTCCCATGGCTGCCTGTTCCACGCGGCGGTGGCGGCGGCGCCGTCCGACCCGGACCTTCGGGCCCTCTTGCTCCGGCACAAGGCCGAGGTGGCAAGGCAGGCGGCTTTAGCCTGCGGCCTGCCCGGCCGCGAGGCCGACCTGACCCTCATCCTGGAAGGCCTGACCCAGAGCTGGCCGCTGGAGGGGCAGGCCGCGGTCGCGAGCGCCCGGCGTCTCTCGGCCCTGCTGCGCGCCGCGGGCTGA